One segment of Chiloscyllium plagiosum isolate BGI_BamShark_2017 chromosome 5, ASM401019v2, whole genome shotgun sequence DNA contains the following:
- the LOC122550056 gene encoding phthioceranic/hydroxyphthioceranic acid synthase-like isoform X1, producing MRKMENKGEEIAIVGIGCNFPGGEGIDNFWKVLHEGRNCVVDIPPDRFNTKFWHDTDETKAGKMITKRGCFIDGFNEFDHKLFNISQTEANSMDPQHMLLLECTYKALENAGMPMEDISGSKTGVFIGLMNRDYERIVNSVANKITHYNGTGTSMSIAANRISFTFDLTGPSLAIDTACSSSLVALHYASQAIKQGDCEMAICGGVSCIIEPRVNVALSKAKMISPDGISKPFSSNANGYGRGEGCGILLLKKLTKAQEDRDHIWGVIVCSAVNQDGRTITPITRPSQMQQEELLRSIYPKNVDPSQIQYMEAHGTGTPAGDPTEAASISNIIGKSRLSNSPPLIMGSVKGNIGHTESAAGAAGLIKVLLMMYHGKIVSSLHYSEENSSINAKALNLHIPTHVAKWEEGWMKERMAGINSFGFGGTNAHVVVRQFKQSSVQNSVQKPLEIFVLSAASQNSVRMMLQDASHQIKENDDIVLQNLAYTSACRRSHKNNKYRKAFVAYSLRHLQQQLKSATGTEVAQIKIGVKLIFVFCGNGILYQGMCKQLLQTEAVFRAQIEEIEQIFKQYSDVKLLDLIQNDCGDFTNPGIAQPVLFAIQVAIVSLLKFWGVQPDVVIGHSIGEVAAVCCAGLLSLRDAVKVVYHRSVLQLTVTGGRMLVISNLSVSIVSDRLDSYSGGLCIAAFNSPSSCTVSGDAKAIDRLYAELSSSFGNKNVLLHILDVPAAYHSHLMDPILRQVEENIGNLETKKTETKVVSTVTGQLVTRDDYVTGKYWARNIRNPVAFEQAIRTAVAGMKSAVFVEIGPRRALQRYIKEIVGNEALVLSAVQPEKDYATLLSVLSTLFELGFNPNWQNMYVERETAPTLYPCYKFDRTKLQINFEDFRQSHENVISTSHPFLCGLNRDGKEYNYTLTVAIMPYILEHKNNNIPILPGSIYVELGLASALANIKPRVPLSFCQTQITFLNPCIVHPNSTELKVQLSNEGTVTKFTVLASTATYAEGDVHFANECIVEENVISVQHILQRAKEKIKAEDIYESLSSLGFQYGSVYRYLGDVFIGDELKEAITCIKVPDEIVLQMHEYHIHPVILDYYMQMTAIIAMKISDCRAGFPTSIRSLTVCRPMQPEMMMYMRTCKSTTEFFEVSGGFTDTKGVLIAELKNVRITFLSHHNSTELNNLFYQNDWEQIVDLPKGRASAPKSLVFADNYGIAKSLQKYLHTQSSYIPYKEPKTMMDIELTQVLRQYNVSNLNNFDEVLFFWGMQNITDQSSEAVVEHVSSCCEIYRQILQLLQREKSTKSIRTITYRTSEKTVDQITPGFALWGMIRSCAAELHEVTFHLIDISSVLDADIAALANAVTLPANYSEVMIKLGKMYTSHIRRVPIKTSDNVQNMVPYSSFGNVVFQTMDPYKVVNFHAKPQQSKMNKPTKQTVCVEIDNICIHSSDYFPVSVSEMNIGRTMYWNKSVTEGHNLLALDFSGTITAVSNDVKTCKVGDHVVACYPVAAFSTVILSASVCYKSSKIPVLKQTPCVSYFTLAWEILHNTLPRNKHHKLVIISSEPESCLSQVLSVAASAFGWRVQIEYNDISHTSTHSDALLFLPPIKTSLVAKYVNSSSAQHVVVLFDNNHVLGSSQSIPGCERDNVYIHTLKVANIFQKGYLVKSAHDVYKWMRSMHLKIKHLDLPKINFQQIVLNVNKYREESYFTCKAVSVVDLKNVHVSNSLMPEIPVYLSQNQLFRNDAAYIITGGLSGLGFLTVNFIAKHGGGYVIILSRRTPSNEMQEEFRNIQNKFGTNVVSIACDVSVLSNVEKAINAFRHSFPKVAIKGVFHSAVVLHDGLLQILNKSLFEKVLNPKVAGVLNLHHTTRSLQLDYFVCYSSIASFSGSSAQSSYSAANSFLDFFIHYRRNQGLVGQTLNWGALNLGLLHNKFRTQKFLESKGIMMMEPSEVSECLKQCLVLNNPQQAICKFNFLILYRFDENPSFKARFFSIVKDEISNLEVNQEQIVSSNSAMTPEQYVISLLSEVSNADPADFTKESNLSSFGLDSMLSMTVQNRIYEEKHINLPLVTLLDPKTTIHTVVSLLEEKSTVQPQIGNITVRHFESKSLNDTDDEYTQM from the exons GACTCATGAATCGTGACTATGAAAGGATTGTAAATAGTGTCGCCAACAAAATCACCCATTATAATGGAACAGGGACATCAATGAGTATAGCTGCAAATCGAATTTCTTTCACTTTCGACCTAACGGGACCATCATTAGCTATTGATACAGCATGCTCTTCATCTCTTGTTGCTCTACACTATGCTTCTCAAGCCATTAAGCAAG GTGATTGTGAGATGGCTATTTGTGGGGGAGTAAGCTGTATCATTGAGCCAAGAGTCAATGTAGCACTAAGCAAAGCAAAAATGATATCACCAGATGGAATCAGCAAACCATTCTCTAGTAATGCCAATGGATATGGAagaggagaaggatgtggaattcTTCTGCTGAAGAAACTTACGAAG GCACAGGAGGATCGTGATCATATTTGGGGAGTAATAGTTTGTAGTGCAGTCAATCAGGATGGTAGGACAATCACACCAATCACCAGACCCTCACAAATGCAGCAAGAAGAACTATTGAGAAGTATTTACCCAAAAAATGTTGACCCATCACAGATTCAGTACATGGAGGCTCATGGAACTGGAACACCAGCTGGTGACCCTACAGAAGCAGCCAGTATATCAAATATTATTGGAAAATCCAGactttcaaattcccctccactCATCATGGGTTCTGTCAAAGGAAACATCGGTCACACAGAGTCTGCTGCAGGAGCAGCAGGTTTAATTAAAGTGCTCCTCATGATGTATCATGGAAAAATTGTATCATCACTGCACTATTCTGAGGAGAATTCAAGCATCAATGCAAAAGCTTTAAATCTACATATTCCAACTCATGTGGCAAAATGGGAAGAAGGTTGGATGAAAGAGAGGATGGCAGGGATCAACTCATTTGGATTTGGGGGAACAAATGCTCATGTAGTGGTAAGGCAGTTCAAACAGAGTTCTGTTCAAAACAGTGTACAAAAACCGTTAGAAATATTTGTGCTTTCTGCTGCCTCCCAGAATTCAGTTAGAATGATGTTGCAAGATGCAAGTCACCAAATAAAGGAAAATGATGacattgtgctccagaacctggcATATACATCTGCTTGCAGAAGAAGCCATAAAAATAACAAATACAGAAAGGCATTTGTGGCATATTCTCTCAGGCATCTACAACAGCAACTTAAATCAGCCACAGGTACGGAAGTAGCTCAGATAAAGATAGGGGTGAAGCTAATATTTGTATTTTGTGGCAATGGTATTTTATATCAAGGTATGTGCAAACAGCTACTACAAACAGAAGCAGTGTTCAGGGCACAAATTGAGGAGATAGAACAAATATTCAAACAATATTCAGACGTCAAATTGCTAGATTTAATTCAAAATGACTGTGGTGACTTCACAAACCCTGGCATAGCACAACCAGTGCTATTTGCCATTCAGGTGGCAATTGTCTCTCTTTTGAAGTTTTGGGGAGTGCAGCCTGATGTTGTCATTGGCCATTCAATTGGGGAAGTTGCTGCAGTATGTTGTGCAGGGTTGCTTTCATTACGAGATGCTGTAAAAGTGGTTTACCACCGAAGTGTATTACAGTTAACAGTGACAGGAGGTAGGATGTTGGTAATTAGCAACCTATCTGTGTCAATAGTGTCAGACAGACTTGATTCCTATTCAGGGGGTCTGTGCATTGCTGCATTCAATAGTCCTTCATCATGTACAGTATCAGGTGATGCCAAAGCAATCGACAGGTTGTACGCTGAATTATCCAGTTCATTTGGTAACAAAAATGTATTGCTTCATATTTTAGATGTTCCTGCAGCATATCATAGTCACTTGATGGATCCAATTTTAAGGCAGGTGGAAGAGAACATAGGCaacttagaaacaaaaaaaacagagacAAAAGTAGTTTCCACAGTTACTGGTCAGTTGGTTACACGGGATGACTATGTCACAGGCAAATATTGGGCCAGAAATATTCGCAATCCTGTTGCTTTTGAACAAGCCATAAGAACTGCTGTTGCAGGCATGAAGAGTGCTGTGTTTGTAGAAATAGGTCCAAGAAGGGCTTTACAAAGATATATCAAAGAAATTGTAGGGAATGAGGCTTTGGTTTTGTCTGCCGTACAGCCAGAGAAAGATTATGCAACACTGCTTTCTGTTTTATCAACACTCTTTGAACTAGGATTCAATCCTAACTGGCAAAATATGTATGTAGAACGTGAGACTGCTCCAACATTGTATCCTTGCTATAAATTTGATCGTACTAAACTTCAGATCAATTTTGAAGACTTTAGACAAAGTCATGAAAATGTAATATCTACCTCTCATCCTTTCCTCTGTGGCTTAAATAGAGATGGCAAAGAATACAACTACACCCTAACAGTAGCCATAATGCCATATATATTGGAGCACAAAAACAACAATATTCCTATATTACCTGGTTCAATTTATGTGGAACTTGGTTTAGCATCTGCTCTAGCAAATATTAAGCCAAGGGTACCTCTCAGTTTTTGCCAAACCCAAATCACTTTTTTAAATCCCTGTATTGTGCACCCAAACTCAACTGAGCTCAAAGTGCAGCTCAGCAATGAAGGCACAGTGACCAAGTTTACTGTTTTGGCATCTACTGCCACTTATGCAGAGGGAGATGTTCATTTTGCAAATGAATGCATAGTTGAAGAAAATGTTATTTCTGTTCAACATATTTTGCAAAGAGCCAAAGAAAAGATCAAGGCAGAAGACATCTACGAAAGCCTCTCCTCTTTGGGTTTCCAGTATGGCTCAGTTTACAGATACCTTGGGGATGTGTTCATTGGGGATGAATTAAAGGAAGCTATTACATGTATTAAAGTCCCTGATGAGATTGTGTTGCAGATGCATGAATATCACATTCATCCAGTCATTTTAGATTATTATATGCAAATGACAGCTATTATAGCAATGAAAATATCAGACTGTAGAGCAGGATTCCCAACATCCATAAGGAGTTTGACAGTATGTCGACCAATGCAGCCGGAAATGATGATGTATATGAGAACATGTAAAAGTAccacagaattctttgaggtctCTGGGGGATTTACAGATACAAAGGGAGTCCTCATTGCAGAACTAAAAAATGTCAGAATTACATTTCTGAGCCATCACAATTCCACAGAATTGAACAATCTTTTCTACCAGAATGACTGGGAGCAAATTGTTGACCTCCCCAAAGGTAGAGCTTCAGCCCCCAAATCATTGGTATTTGCAGATAACTATGGAATTGCTAAAAGCCTTCAGAAGTATTTACACACTCAGTCCTCATATATTCCTTATAAGGAACCAAAGACAATGATGGATATAGAACTTACACAGGTTCTAAGACAGTACAATGTGAGTAATTTAAACAACTTTGATGAAGTATTATTTTTTTGGGGAATGCAAAATATAACTGATCAGAGCAGTGAAGCAGTGGTGGAGCATGTCAGTAGCTGCTGTGAGATTTATCGTCAAATTCTTCAACTACTTCAGAGAGAAAAATCCACAAAGTCCATCAGAACCATCACATACAGGACATCAGAAAAAACAGTGGATCAAATCACTCCAGGCTTTGCCTTGTGGGGTATGATCAGATCATGTGCTGCAGAACTTCATGAGGTAACTTTTCACCTGATTGATATCAGCTCTGTTCTTGATGCAGATATAGCAGCATTAGCAAATGCTGTTACCCTGCCTGCTAATTACTCTGAAGTAATGATTAAACTAGGAAAGATGTATACATCTCACATCAGACGAGTCCCCATTAAAACTTCTGACAATGTACAGAACATGGTTCCTTACTCTAGTTTTGGAAATGTTGTTTTCCAGACGATGGATCCATATAAAGTTGTAAATTTTCATGCAAAGCCACAACAAAGCAAAATGAATAAGCCTACAAAACAAACTGTATGTGTTGAAATTGATAACATTTGCATCCATTCATCAGACTATTTTCCAGTCAGTGTCTCAGAAATGAACATTGGACGGACAATGTACTGGAACAAATCTGTAACAGAAGGACATAATCTACTTGCTCTTGACTTCAGTGGTACAATCACTGCAGTCAGCAATGATGTAAAGACCTGCAAAGTAGGTGATCATGTTGTTGCATGTTATCCAGTTGCTGCATTTTCAACAGTCATCCTTTCTGCTTCTGTTTGTTACAAAAGCAGTAAAATTCCAGTACTGAAACAGACACCATGTGTTTCATACTTTACACTTGCATGGGAAATACTCCATAACACTTTACCTCGAAATAAGCATCACAAATTGGTAATAATTTCCAGTGAACCTGAATCGTGTTTGAGTCAAGTGTTGTCTGTAGCAGCCAGTGCATTTGGTTGGAGAGTTCAAATTGAATACAATGACATTTCACATACTTCAACTCATTCTGATGCACTGCTTTTTCTGCCTCCTATTAAGACATCCTTAGTTGCAAAGTATGTCAACAGCTCTTCTGCTCAGCATGTTGTAGTCCTCTTTGACAACAATCATGTGCTTGGCTCTTCTCAGAGCATTCCTGGTTGTGAAAGAGACAATGTTTATATTCACACTTTGAAGGTAGCTAACATATTTCAGAAAGGATATCTTGTAAAATCTGCACATGATGTTTACAAGTGGATGAGATCAAtgcatttaaaaattaaacatcttGATTTACCAAAAATTAATTTTCAACAAATTGTCTTGAATGTGAATAAATACAGGGAAGAGTCATACTTCACCTGCAAAGCTGTTTCAGTTGTAGATCTGAAGAATGTGCATGTATCAAATAGCCTGATGCCAGAGATACCAGTGTATCTTAGTCAAAATCAACTTTTTAGAAATGATGCAGCCTATATAATCACAGGGGGACTTTCAGGGCTTGGCTTTCTGACAGTAAATTTCATTGCAAAACACGGTGGTGGATATGTCATTATTCTGTCAAGACGGACTCCATCTAATGAGATGCAGGAAGAATTTAGAAATATCCAGAATAAGTTTGGGACTAATGTAGTTAGCATAGCCTGTGATGTTTCAGTGCTTTCAAATGTTGAAAAAGCAATCAATGCCTTTCGTCACTCCTTTCCAAAGGTTGCAATTAAAGGGGTTTTTCACAGTGCTGTGGTATTGCACGATGGCCTTCTTCAAATTCTGAATAAATCATTGTTTGAAAAAGTTCTGAATCCCAAAGTTGCAGGAGTCCTGAATCTTCACCACACAACACGATCCCTCCAGCTGGATTACTTTGTATGTTACTCATCAATTGCATCATTTAGCGGAAGTTCTGCCCAGTCAAGCTATTCTGCAGCAAACTCATTTCTTGACTTCTTTATCCACTATAGAAGAAACCAAGGACTTGTGGGGCAAACTTTAAACTGGGGTGCACTAAACCTTGGACTGTTACACAATAAGTTTAGAACCCAAAAATTTCTGGAGTCAAAAGGGATAATGATGATGGAACCTTCAGAAGTTTCTGAATGCCTTAAGCAATGCTTGGTGCTAAATAATCCACAACAAGCTATATGCAAATTTAATTTCTTGATTTTATATAGATTTGATGAAAATCCATCCTTCAAAGCACGATTCTTTTCAATTGTAAAGGATGAAATTAGTAATTTAGAAGTCAATCAAGAGCAAATTGTATCTAGTAATTCAGCAATGACACCTGAACAGTATGTTATTTCATTGTTGTCTGAAGTCAGCAATGCTGATCCTGCAGATTTTACAAAAGAATCAAATCTCTCCAGCTTTGGCCTTGATTCCATGCTGAGTATGACAGTGCAGAATCGCATTTATGAGGAAAAACACATCAACTTGCCACTGGTAACATTGCTTGATCCAAAAACTACGATACATACTGTGGTGTCATTACTTGAAGAGAAAAGTACTGTTCAGCCACAGATTGGTAACATAACTGTGCGACACTTCGAGAGCAAATCTCTGAATGATACAGATGATGAATACacccaaatgtaa